Part of the Methanobacterium paludis genome is shown below.
GGACCGTTTACGCTTAATATTACCTTTAGGTTACAACAACCACGAAAAACTCCTTGAGAAACATAAAAACTGGATATACAAGAGAGTTTCATGTATAAAAAGTTCAATGGAAGAGACAAAAAATCGTCAACTCGATTTTGGAAGGACTGAGGATGAATTCAGGGCACTTGTCCAGACGTACATTGAACGTATCTCTCAAGAACTGGATGTGAGCGTTAAACGGGTTTACTTCAGGAAAATGACATCACGATGGGGAAGCTGTAGCTCTAAGAAAAATATAAACATTAACAGGTACATGCAGTACATCCCCACCGAACTCATTGAATACGTTGTATTCCATGAAATGGCGCATCTCGTTGAAATGGGACACAATAAACGATTCAAAAAAATAATATCAACAAGATTTACAAACCACAACGAGATGGAAAGAGAACTGTTAGTTTACTGGCTTTTAATAAAAGAGAATATTCCAATGTATAAAAAAGCACAATCTGTAGAGGATTAAAGTTTTTTTTAAAGTTTTTCTATTAAATCAGATATAATTATTTATAACATATTCACCTAATATCTACTGAACTTATTTCAAATTTATAGTATCTTAAAATTATTCAAGATTACATGTAACAATGAGTTCTATGGAAATAGTAAATATTACCAAAGGATAAAATGTATTTAAATTAAATTTAAAGATATATAAGATATATAAAGTTTCAATTAATGATTTATTATCAAAAAAATTTAATTATCTAAAATTTAATTATCTTAACTATGACTATTAAATTAAATCCATTTTAATCAGCTTTTAAAAATCAGATTAATTCTTAAAAATCCTTAAAAATCTTTTTTAAATATAAATCGGAGATAAACATGATAACAGTTAAAGTTCTAAGATATGACCCAAAAAAGGATGAAAAACCACACTTTGAAACCTACACCATCGAAGAAAAGGACAAAATGAAGGTTTTAGATGCTCTAAACTACATAAATGAGGAGTATAACGCAAACCTTGCATACAGATATTCCTGCCGTGCCGGGCAGTGTGGATCATGTGCTTTGAAGGTTAATGGGGAAGTTAAACTGGCTTGCAAGGCCGAAATAAAAGAAGGGGACATTATAGAACCTCTAGACTTTGATGTGATGAAGGATCTTGTTGTGGATAGAAGTGAAGTTGAAAACAAAGTAAAAGAGATGGGACTCTTTTTAGAAGGAAAATGTGAAGTTCCTGAATGCCCTGAAGTAATAAATCCAGAGGAATATGCGGATTCAAAGAAGATCAGAAGCTGTATTGAATGTTACTCATGCCTTTCAGCATGTCCGGTTATAAAAGAAGCATCTGAATTTGCAGGGCCCTACTTCATGCGCTACATTTCAAAATTCGCCCTTGACCCACGAGACTGTGGGGATCGTGCCCAAGAAGGATTTGACGAAGGACTCTACTGCTGTACATCATGTTCAAAATGTGTAGAAGTATGTCCAAAGGAGATAAACACCTTCGGAGGAGCCATAGAAAAGCTACGTGAAATAGCCTGTCGTGAGGATATAGGACCATTACCACCACATAAAGATCTGAAAGCATCAATAGAGAAAACAGGTCGTTCTGTTGAACCATCCCGAAAAGGTCCATTTGGACAGGGATTCGTGAAAGCTGTTTCAAAACAGCAGCAAAAGGTTGAAAGCTGTGATGATACTGCTGGAAAACCTAAAGTAGCAGTTTTCACAGGTTGTATGGTGGATTATAAACTGCCTGAAATTGGAATGGCACTCCTTAAAGTCCTGAAAAAACACGGTGTTGATGTAATTGTGCCTGAAGATCAGGTATGCTGCGGCTCACCACTGCTCCGGACAGGACAGACAGATATTATGGAAGAACTTGTAAAAAGAAATTATGAAGCTTTAAAGGACTACGACACCATAATAACAATTTGTGCAGGATGCGGTGCCACCCTCAAAAATGACTATCCAAAATACGGCGCCGAACTTAACGTAATGGATATAAGTGAATTTTTAAGGGACAAATTGAACACAGAGGATATGAAACCCGTTGACATGAAGGTAACCTATCACGACCCATGCCACCTTGTTCGCGGCCAGGGAATACGAGATGAACCCCGATCCATACTCAATAGAATAAAAGGCGTTGAATTTGTTGAGATGGAAAAACCGGACCAGTGCTGCGGTGCTGGTGGAGGCGTACGCTCCGGAAAACCTGAAATAGCAGCAGGATTAGGTAGTAAAAAGGCCAAAATGGTCCAGAAACTCGATGTAGACGCTGTTGTGACCATATGCCCCTTCTGTGAGTACAACATCAGGGACTCCCTTGAAAGAGAGGGGATGAAAAATATCAAAGTTATGAACATTCTGAAACTTCTTGAAATGGCTTATGATTGTTAATATAACCTGTTGAATAGATTTAAAGAAGTTATTAATTATCTAAAGATTTATTGCTAATTAAAAAATTTGTTCATAAGCATTTCTTAATTAAATCGCAATACCTTTGATAAATTATGGCAAATAGAACTACCGCAAATTTATAGAAATTAAATTCAATAAACTGTACAAAAAACCAAAATTAACAGTGAAACAAGTGAAAAAATGATCTACGTAGTGTTTGTAGAACCAGAAACCCCTGGAAATATAGGTTTTCTTGCAAGAACCATGAAAAACTTCGGACTTTCAGATCTAGTACTTATAAATCCATGCGAAATCGAAAATGACGCTTATTACAAGGCAATGCACGCCAAAGAGGTTATAACAAATCGCAGAACATATGATTCTTTGCAGGACTTTATTGAAAATGAGGGCATAGATTTCACAGTGGGCACAACAGGAGAAGCAGGGGGAAGTTACAACGTTCCCAGAATCGCTGTTACTCCTGAACAATTTGCAGAAGCTCTCAATGTAACCGGAAAGATCGCAGTCGTATTTGGAAGGGAGGGTGATGGACTCACAAACAAAGAAATATCTCTTTGTGATGTTGTTGTAAGCATTCCAACCCATGAAGATTATCCCATATTAAATATAAGCCACGCTGCTGCGATAGTATTTTATGAACTCTTCAAAAAGGAGAAGAGTTACCCTGTTGAGGAACTTGAAGAGGCATCTACCATTGAAAAAAATGGTTTACTGGACTGCATGGATGAAATAATTGAAAAACTCGGCTATCCGGAACATAAAAGCAAAAACGCATCTTTAGTATTTCGAAGAATCATCGGAAGGGCTTTTATATCTGGAAGAGAAGCACATACACTAAAAGGCACCCTCAGAAGAATAAACAAAAGATTAATTGAAAAATAAACGATTTGCAAGAAATAAAAGTAAGTGCAATTGCATAAAATATTTCTATTAATATTTCCATTAAGACGTGCATTTACAGAATAATGCATTAAATAGATGTTAGAATACAAGATGTGTACAAAAATAAGGTTACTGCATAAATAATCTGATCAAACTTCAAATATTAACTAAAAACAATAAATATTTACCAAAATGTATTAGAATTACTATATATAAACAAAACCATACATTTTCTGATTGTTATTGATATTAAAAACGTTGCTAGAGATAGTTAATATAATAAAGGCAATATAAAAAAAAGGTGGCTAGATGTTGTTCGGTTTCAGTCCTTTAGATGTAATTGGATTGGTAATATTTATCCTGTTAATTTTTACACTTCCCTGGTTTATAAGGACCAGAGCCATGGCAACCATCAGCCGTTTCACATTTGAACTCGAAGAAATGGTTGAAGAAGCTAAAAAAACACTTATTAAAGTCTGTAATGAAAAAGGAACTCCAAAAGAGGATCCTAAAGTTGCTGTAGAAAATTTTTTCGAGTTTTTCGTTGTTACACCCGTTGATCTTGACCCCAATGGGATTATGAGAAAATTCGAGAAGATCCTCGACCTTGGAGAAGAAAGATTTAAACACATGGCAAAAGTTATGGCTCCAAATGCCACTGATGAATGGAAATCCAACATAATAATGACCCTCAAAGCAACCATAGGCATAAATGGGGTTGCAAAGATTGTAAGACACAATTTAGAACTTGCAAAGAAAACAGGAAATATTCAGATACTTTTGATGCTCCAAATGAGCCTACCACTGATCATGAGGACTGTGAAAGCCCAATATGAAGGAACCGGCGCATTTTCAGAGGGAAAACCTGTGGGAGATGGATTAGGACCCCTTGTTGCAGGTAAACTTATTGAAGATTTATCTGAAGATGATCTTCGTGAAATGGATGATATTGTAGTGGCCGAAAGACAAATAAAAAATCGAAATGTGATCATAGCCCGTGCAAAAGGTCCAGGTGCAAGAGTTGGGAAAGTTGGAAAAGTAATAACGTCCATAATAGATGATAAAAATATAAAAAGGATTATAACAGTTGATGCCGCTGTAAAACTTGAAGGAGAAAAAACAGGAGCAGTTGCAGAAGGTATAGGTGTTGTGATCGGCGGCCCCGGTGTTGATAAATGGATGATAGAAGAAGAACTTCTAAAAAGAGAGCTTCAAGTTGACGCTGTGATCGTTAAAATGAGTCCTGAAGAAGCGATACGTCCGATGACAGAGAAAATTCTTGAAGCATCCAAAAAAGCCGTGTCTGTCGTTGAAAATGCAGTTTTACAATCCAAAGAAGGATCAACAATACTCGTTGTAGGTGTGGGTAACAGCTGCGGAATTCCAAACATAGTCAAAGATTTATCAAAGATAAGTATCAAAAAAGAGATCAACAAGAAAAAAGAGGGCAAGAAATGGCCATTTTAAGTGATAAAGACATAAAAGAACATTTAAAAACAGGTAAAATTGTTATAGAACCGTTAGAAAATCCTGAAAGACAAATACAACCATCCTCAGTTGATTTGAGGATTGGAAATGAATTTAAAGGGTTTAAAATAATCAGGAAGCCATGTATAGATCCTATGGACAAAACTGACATGGATTCATATATGGAATCCTTTTACATAGATGATGGACAGCCTTTTATAATCCATCCTGGAGAATTTGCACTCGCAACGACCTATGAAACAATTGAACTTCCCAATGACCTTGTTGCAAGGGTTGAGGGGCGTTCTTCAATGGGAAGACTTGGTATAACCATGCATGTTACAGCCGGTTACATAGACCCTGGATTCTGCGGAAGGATAACCCTGGAAATATCCAATATCGGGAAAATGCCCGTAGCTCTTTACACCGGCCAAAGGGTTTGTCAAATAGTCTTTGAAACCATGACATCACCTTCAGAAAGACCCTACGGACATCCAGGTAGGGAAAGTAAATATATGGGTCAAAAAAGCCCTGAAACAAGTAAAATCAAATTTGACTACGAGATCAAAGGATCAAAGTTAAAACCAACCTTTAAAAAGGATTGATCATAACTTAAGATTTTGATCAACCCTCAAACTTAGATCAACTTCAGCTTATTATATAAAAAGCTTATTTAATGAATATTAGAGAGGATTAAATATGACTGACAATGATGTAATGAATATTGCCAAAAAAAGAGGATTTTTATGGTCTTCATTTGAAATATACTCAGGAGTTGCAGGGTTCTTTGATTACGGCCCTCTGGGTGCCATACTGAAAAACAATATCATAAACAAATGGCGCAGTTACTACGTTGTAAGGGAAGGTTTCTATGAGATAGAATCCCCTACAATAATGCCTGGAGAAGCACTTAAAGCATCAGGACACGTTGACCACTTCACAGACCCTATGACTGAATGTAAAGATTGTATGGAAGTTTACAGGGCAGACCACATCATAGAAGAAGCAATCAAAAAGGATGTTGAGGGCTTTGAAAACCAGAAGCTTACTGAAATAATCTCCAAACATAAGATCCCCTGCCCCAAATGTGGAGGTCACCTGAGCCATGTCTGGAGTTACAACCTCATGTTCCAAACATTAATTGGCGCAAAAGGTAAAAAAACAGGTTATATGAGACCTGAAACAGCCCAGGGAATTTTTATTCCATTCAAAAGACTTCTGCGCTTTTTCAGGGGCAAACTTCCATTCGGAGTTGTCCAGGTTGGTAAAGCCTACAGAAATGAAATATCACCACGACAGGGAGTTATAAGGCTCAGAGAATTCACACAAGCTGAAGCAGAGATATTCGTTGATCCATCCAATAAAAAACACCGCAGATTCCATGAGGTAAAGGATCAAGAACTTACACTTTACTCATCCCAAAATCAGCTGGCAGAAGAAGACCCCATTAAGGTAACTGCAGGTGAAGCTGTTGAAACTGGTCTGGTGTCAAGTGAGATGCATGCCTACCAACTCTGTCTTGCTGAAAGATTCTTATCTGAGCTTGGAATTCCAGATAAGGTCATAAGATTTAGACAGCACCTTCCAACAGAGATGGCTCACTACGCAATAGACTGCTGGGATGTTGAGGTTCAAACCGACAGGTTCGGATGGATAGAAATAATAGGAATAGCTGACAGGACAGATTTTGACCTTAAATCCCACAGTAAATATAGTAAAGAGGATCTGAGGGTTTTCATTGAATACGATGAACCAAAAACCGTCAAAAAACTGGTTGTAAAACCAGATATGAAAAAATTCGGCCCATTGTTTAAGGGTAATTCTCCTAAGATCAAGAATGCTTTGGAAGAGTTTGATGCAAAAACTATTAAAAAATCATTTGAAGATGAAGGACTCTTCAAAATGGAAGTTGAAGGTGAAACCTACGAACTAACCCCAGATTTAATAAGTTTTGGAGAAAAAGATGAAACAATAAGAGGAGAAAAGATATTTCCACACGTTATTGAGCCATCGTACGGTATAGACCGTATTCTTTATTCTGTACTTCTTCATTCATTCACAGAGGATAATGAAAGGGCTTATTTCAAGTTGCCTCTTGACGTAGCCCCTGTGAGTGCAAGTGTCTTTCCACTTGTAAACAAGGATGAGCTCGTGGAAATAGCACACCAGATAAGTGATAACCTGCGATTGAAGGATATAATATCCCAATACGATGCATCTGGAACCATAGGAAGAAGATATGCTCGATCAGATGAGGTGGGTGTTCCTTTCGCTGTTACTGTTGACCACGAGACCCTTGAAGATGAGACCGTTACAATCAGAAACAGGGACGATTTAAAACAGGTCAGAGTTCCGCTTGAAGATGTTTACAATATTTTGAGTGATCTTTTAGCGGGTAAACTGCGTTTTGAAGATATCAAAGGTTGAAAAGCCTTAGGGGGAACTCATTTTTCCTCTATTCTTTAATTCGATCTTCATTTCCATCTAATATACCTATTTTATTTAATTATCCTATTTTCTGCTTATTTTCATTATATTTTCGAATTTTTAAATAATCTTTGAACAATCGTTTAAATTTTTGAAATTATAAAAACTAAAATTATAAAAATTATATAGATTAAAGATGAAATAACTCTGATTTTGCTTTATAATAATCAAAAAGTCTGTTTCCCCATGCAAGAGCATCTGGATCATGACTTACAAGGTCCTTTGTGGAATCGTATTCTCCAGTGCTTGAGAACAATCCCAAAGATAAAAATTTATCTGTAACTGTGAATGCAATCTTTACATTATCTATTTGCCATATTTTGAGATTATCCATTGAAATATAATTCTCCAGGTCGGATAGACATTTATGATCAACGGTACTTAACAATTTAGTTAAAACATCATCTGTAAATATTAACTCCACGTCAGCACCGTCTTCAACTCTTTTTTTGATTGTTTCTACAAGATCTAGCCTGAAAATAGGTGATAAACCTTTAATATTATCAGATTCCAATAGAATATTATTGTAATTCTCAAATGGTTTAAAAAGATCTGTAGGCTCAGATTCCACGAGAATTGAGTCACTAAGATCTCCTAAAGTATTTAGAAGAGCCTTAGGAATATCTTTTATATCATGGTTGAGCCATAATTTTTCCTTTCCCTGCACCGCATAAACAGTTCTTATTCCATCTACAAGTTTAATGCATATAATTTTTCCTTTTTGTGAAAGATTGTATGCATTATCCATTTTAACAACAAATTGTCGTTCTGCAAGATTTTTCAGTGCATGCGATATGGAAGCAGCATCCAAGTTCAACTCTTTTTTAAGATCTCCCAAATTACGAGGACCGTCAATAAGGCTGATAATAACCTTTGTACGAACCCCAGATGTCAAAAGAAATTTTAAATCATCACTAACCACTTCATAAATTTCCAGAATATTTTTTACATTCATATAAATTCACCAACCATAGGCACTCCTTATGAACAAATCAATAAACTACGTTTAATACCTAATAATTTAATAACTTTTTATACAGTTTAATAACCTTTTATATATAATTTATAAACCTTTATATAATTCTTTATTATTTTTTATTAACTAAAAAGTTATTTATCATATTTATTTCACCAGATCCATGAAATTTGAGATCTAGAAGTTACTAATAGAAATTACTAATAAATTCAACCATATAATGGATAATATTAAGGAATAAATTTTAAAAATCATTAGTTGGTGATAAAATGATAGACGCCCATATACACGCAGATACAAGAGCTTATGAAGATTTTGAAAATATGGCTGTGGCTGGTGTTGAAAAGGCCATAAGCTGTGCCCATGACCCTCTCCAGATGAGCACATCCGATGTCTTATTTGACCATTTCAACCGTATATTAGAAAATGACACTAAAAGAGCGGCAAATAACGGTTTAAAATTGTATGTAGCACTGGGAATTCATCCTAGAAGCATCTCACCTGATTTTGAAGTCGTGCTAGATAAACTACCCGAACTGTTGAAAAACAAAATTGTTGTGGCAATTGGCGAAATAGGCCTTGAAAAAGCATCCAAATCTGAGAAAAATGTTTTTAAAAGACAGTTAGAACTTGCCCAGGATTTGAAAAGAAATGTAATAGTACATACACCTAGAACCAACAAAAGGGATATAACTAAAGTAACAATTGCAATGCTTGAAGAAAATATAGATCCTTCCCTTGTACAGATAGATCACATCGATAATTCCATAGTTGACCTGGTAATTGACTCTGAGTGGGTGCTTGGCCTTACAGTTCAACCCCAGAAAATGACAACTGATAAGGCAGTTACAATGCTTGGAGAATACGGCTTTGATAAGTTCGTTTTAGACAGCGACATAAGCTCATCACCATCAGACCCATTATCCGTCCCAAAAACAGTTCACAAGTTGAAACTTGCAGGATTCAATGAAAGGGACATTGAAATGGTTTCAAATAAAAATGCAGCAGATTTTTATGGGATTTAATTAAAAAGGGATATATGAACGATATATCACAAATTTTATGGGTTTTTTTTATGGATTAAAATAAGTTATGGACTAAAATAAGCCATGATTTAATTATTATTAATTAAATTATTATTTTAAAGCCCCTAATCTTCCAACACATTGTGCAGCAACAATATTCCCCATTTTAAGACAATCTTCAAGCTTTTTGTCTTTGACGAAGGATGCAATAAAACCCGCAGCAAAAGCATCTCCCGCCCCTGTCGTGTCCAGAGCTTCAACCCCCCCAGTAGGAGAACTTATCACGTCATTTTCAGTATAAACAGTCGCTCCACTCTTTCCACATGTTACAACAACTATGGGTACGCCCATATTCAAAATAGTCTGCGATCCTTCATTAAAATTTAATCCTGTCAATATTTTGACCTCTTTTTTATTTAAAAAAATGATATGGGCTTTTTTTATGATTTTATCCAAGGTTTTAAGTCCGTAGGAGGATAGTAAAGTTCCAGGATTTAAAGAAAGGAGATTTGCGTGTTTTGATGCTTCTTCAACAACTTCTTTGTACATCCCTGTGATATGGAGTAATTTTGAAGATTTTATGTACTCAATGTCCTCTTTTTCAAGATAAAACTTGGCATTTGCACCCATGAATGTGTACATCGCTCTTTCACCATGTGAATCAACTGCAATAAATGCCATTCCAGTTTTTTCATTTATATGGAGAAGCCTTTCTGTGTCAACTCCCTCGTCCCTAAATTTTTGGACCGCCAATCTTCCAAAGTGGTCTTTACCTATTCTTGTCATTATTCCGGCTTTCAAACCCTGTCTTGATATTCCTACAGCAAAATTAGCCGCTGATCCTCCAATTGAGGGCAAAAGCTCTTGAATATCAACCTCATCATCTGATTCTACAAACCTTGGAACCTTCATTATAAAATCAGCATTGCAAGTTCCAAGTCCAATTACATCGAGACTGAACTTCTTCATTTTTTAAGTCCTGTTTTCAGTGGGTTTTAATCCTGTTTCCATCCTGTTTCCATCCTGTTTCCATTGGTAATTAAATGAATTAAGATATTCTAGAGTCAATAGCTGTATTAATATTCCAAATTAAAAAAATATTCTCGTTAATTTAATATTATTTAATTTTATATAATTAAAATCTTCTAAAGAGATTAATTACAAGTTAAATTAGTATGATATTAGAGTTTATAACATTAAAAATTGATGAAATTTATAAATAGAACTGAATAAACTATAAAAAGTTAGTTAAAAGAGTATTAAAAGTTTAAACCAGATATCAACAAAAAATAAAAGGTAATAGATATTAGTAGATATTCAAAGCTATTTTTCAGATTTACTGAAGTATGGTTTTACAAGTTTCATTCAAGCAATCCCACAAACTTCTTCAATCTTTTAAGAATACCTTTTTTATCAGGTTCAATAGGATTGTAAGGTTTTCCCAGGAGATCCGCTGCAAGCTGCATTATCGCATTACTTATAGGGGCTGAAGGGTTAACTTCAACAACTGATTTCCCCAGGGCCATGGATCTTTCCATTTCCCGGTCGTAGGGTACCAAACCAACCATTGGAACTTCCAGTATGGATTCTATTTCATTTGGTGAGAGTAAGAACTTATCATCGTACCACATATTCAATACAAATCCTACAATCTTAATATTCAACTCTTTAAAAAATATTCTTATCTTCAAAGAATCTGCAACAGAGGGCATTGTTGAATTGGTCACTATTATAAGCTCTGTATCTTGAGGAAGTCCTTCAAAAATATTTGAATTAATCCCTGCAGGCAGATCCATCAAAAAAATATCACCATATTCTGCTATTTCATTCATTATTTTATTCCATGAAATATAATTGGGATTTATGTGTTTCAGGGTTTCAAAGTGAATCCCAGTTGGAACTACATTAACTCCCTGGC
Proteins encoded:
- a CDS encoding M48 metallopeptidase family protein produces the protein MKNNVKIYDLDIEYEIIHRKVKYPRLELKTDRLRLILPLGYNNHEKLLEKHKNWIYKRVSCIKSSMEETKNRQLDFGRTEDEFRALVQTYIERISQELDVSVKRVYFRKMTSRWGSCSSKKNININRYMQYIPTELIEYVVFHEMAHLVEMGHNKRFKKIISTRFTNHNEMERELLVYWLLIKENIPMYKKAQSVED
- the tfrB gene encoding fumarate reductase (CoM/CoB) subunit TfrB — protein: MITVKVLRYDPKKDEKPHFETYTIEEKDKMKVLDALNYINEEYNANLAYRYSCRAGQCGSCALKVNGEVKLACKAEIKEGDIIEPLDFDVMKDLVVDRSEVENKVKEMGLFLEGKCEVPECPEVINPEEYADSKKIRSCIECYSCLSACPVIKEASEFAGPYFMRYISKFALDPRDCGDRAQEGFDEGLYCCTSCSKCVEVCPKEINTFGGAIEKLREIACREDIGPLPPHKDLKASIEKTGRSVEPSRKGPFGQGFVKAVSKQQQKVESCDDTAGKPKVAVFTGCMVDYKLPEIGMALLKVLKKHGVDVIVPEDQVCCGSPLLRTGQTDIMEELVKRNYEALKDYDTIITICAGCGATLKNDYPKYGAELNVMDISEFLRDKLNTEDMKPVDMKVTYHDPCHLVRGQGIRDEPRSILNRIKGVEFVEMEKPDQCCGAGGGVRSGKPEIAAGLGSKKAKMVQKLDVDAVVTICPFCEYNIRDSLEREGMKNIKVMNILKLLEMAYDC
- a CDS encoding RNA methyltransferase encodes the protein MIYVVFVEPETPGNIGFLARTMKNFGLSDLVLINPCEIENDAYYKAMHAKEVITNRRTYDSLQDFIENEGIDFTVGTTGEAGGSYNVPRIAVTPEQFAEALNVTGKIAVVFGREGDGLTNKEISLCDVVVSIPTHEDYPILNISHAAAIVFYELFKKEKSYPVEELEEASTIEKNGLLDCMDEIIEKLGYPEHKSKNASLVFRRIIGRAFISGREAHTLKGTLRRINKRLIEK
- a CDS encoding DUF1512 family protein — encoded protein: MLFGFSPLDVIGLVIFILLIFTLPWFIRTRAMATISRFTFELEEMVEEAKKTLIKVCNEKGTPKEDPKVAVENFFEFFVVTPVDLDPNGIMRKFEKILDLGEERFKHMAKVMAPNATDEWKSNIIMTLKATIGINGVAKIVRHNLELAKKTGNIQILLMLQMSLPLIMRTVKAQYEGTGAFSEGKPVGDGLGPLVAGKLIEDLSEDDLREMDDIVVAERQIKNRNVIIARAKGPGARVGKVGKVITSIIDDKNIKRIITVDAAVKLEGEKTGAVAEGIGVVIGGPGVDKWMIEEELLKRELQVDAVIVKMSPEEAIRPMTEKILEASKKAVSVVENAVLQSKEGSTILVVGVGNSCGIPNIVKDLSKISIKKEINKKKEGKKWPF
- the dcd gene encoding dCTP deaminase — protein: MAILSDKDIKEHLKTGKIVIEPLENPERQIQPSSVDLRIGNEFKGFKIIRKPCIDPMDKTDMDSYMESFYIDDGQPFIIHPGEFALATTYETIELPNDLVARVEGRSSMGRLGITMHVTAGYIDPGFCGRITLEISNIGKMPVALYTGQRVCQIVFETMTSPSERPYGHPGRESKYMGQKSPETSKIKFDYEIKGSKLKPTFKKD
- the glyS gene encoding glycine--tRNA ligase; this translates as MTDNDVMNIAKKRGFLWSSFEIYSGVAGFFDYGPLGAILKNNIINKWRSYYVVREGFYEIESPTIMPGEALKASGHVDHFTDPMTECKDCMEVYRADHIIEEAIKKDVEGFENQKLTEIISKHKIPCPKCGGHLSHVWSYNLMFQTLIGAKGKKTGYMRPETAQGIFIPFKRLLRFFRGKLPFGVVQVGKAYRNEISPRQGVIRLREFTQAEAEIFVDPSNKKHRRFHEVKDQELTLYSSQNQLAEEDPIKVTAGEAVETGLVSSEMHAYQLCLAERFLSELGIPDKVIRFRQHLPTEMAHYAIDCWDVEVQTDRFGWIEIIGIADRTDFDLKSHSKYSKEDLRVFIEYDEPKTVKKLVVKPDMKKFGPLFKGNSPKIKNALEEFDAKTIKKSFEDEGLFKMEVEGETYELTPDLISFGEKDETIRGEKIFPHVIEPSYGIDRILYSVLLHSFTEDNERAYFKLPLDVAPVSASVFPLVNKDELVEIAHQISDNLRLKDIISQYDASGTIGRRYARSDEVGVPFAVTVDHETLEDETVTIRNRDDLKQVRVPLEDVYNILSDLLAGKLRFEDIKG
- a CDS encoding helix-turn-helix transcriptional regulator — translated: MNVKNILEIYEVVSDDLKFLLTSGVRTKVIISLIDGPRNLGDLKKELNLDAASISHALKNLAERQFVVKMDNAYNLSQKGKIICIKLVDGIRTVYAVQGKEKLWLNHDIKDIPKALLNTLGDLSDSILVESEPTDLFKPFENYNNILLESDNIKGLSPIFRLDLVETIKKRVEDGADVELIFTDDVLTKLLSTVDHKCLSDLENYISMDNLKIWQIDNVKIAFTVTDKFLSLGLFSSTGEYDSTKDLVSHDPDALAWGNRLFDYYKAKSELFHL
- a CDS encoding TatD family hydrolase, encoding MIDAHIHADTRAYEDFENMAVAGVEKAISCAHDPLQMSTSDVLFDHFNRILENDTKRAANNGLKLYVALGIHPRSISPDFEVVLDKLPELLKNKIVVAIGEIGLEKASKSEKNVFKRQLELAQDLKRNVIVHTPRTNKRDITKVTIAMLEENIDPSLVQIDHIDNSIVDLVIDSEWVLGLTVQPQKMTTDKAVTMLGEYGFDKFVLDSDISSSPSDPLSVPKTVHKLKLAGFNERDIEMVSNKNAADFYGI
- a CDS encoding carbohydrate kinase family protein, producing the protein MKKFSLDVIGLGTCNADFIMKVPRFVESDDEVDIQELLPSIGGSAANFAVGISRQGLKAGIMTRIGKDHFGRLAVQKFRDEGVDTERLLHINEKTGMAFIAVDSHGERAMYTFMGANAKFYLEKEDIEYIKSSKLLHITGMYKEVVEEASKHANLLSLNPGTLLSSYGLKTLDKIIKKAHIIFLNKKEVKILTGLNFNEGSQTILNMGVPIVVVTCGKSGATVYTENDVISSPTGGVEALDTTGAGDAFAAGFIASFVKDKKLEDCLKMGNIVAAQCVGRLGALK
- the minD gene encoding cell division ATPase MinD produces the protein MSRFIAFVSGKGGVGRTSLTFNLGVAMSFFGEEIVMLDFDLVMANMDVITGLLNPEATLNDVLVRDKPIQECVYEVGQGVNVVPTGIHFETLKHINPNYISWNKIMNEIAEYGDIFLMDLPAGINSNIFEGLPQDTELIIVTNSTMPSVADSLKIRIFFKELNIKIVGFVLNMWYDDKFLLSPNEIESILEVPMVGLVPYDREMERSMALGKSVVEVNPSAPISNAIMQLAADLLGKPYNPIEPDKKGILKRLKKFVGLLE